Proteins from a genomic interval of Capsicum annuum cultivar UCD-10X-F1 chromosome 4, UCD10Xv1.1, whole genome shotgun sequence:
- the LOC107867877 gene encoding uncharacterized protein LOC107867877 isoform X2, with protein sequence MESSSSYELNAAVSSWEFLVLFLFRPLLAIAFVLFLLLLGWFFAWKLVLVHVPLVQEIFNLREKPVKLKPEKRGRLTQFYNNLDSQSSASNW encoded by the exons ATGGAGTCGTCGTCTTCCTATGAGCTAAATGCCGCCGTATCATCGTGGGAATTTCTCGTTTTATTCCTCTTTCGTCCCCTCCTTGCTATCGCCTTCGTCCTCTTCTTACTTCTCTTAG GTtggttctttgcttggaaattaGTGCTGGTTCATGTCCCTTTGGTCCAAGAAATCTTCAATTTGCGGGAGAAACCCGTCAAGCTGAAACCTGAAAAACGGGGGAGGTTGACTCAATTCTATAACAACTTGGACTCACAGTCTTCTGCCTCCAATTG
- the LOC107867877 gene encoding uncharacterized protein LOC107867877 isoform X1 encodes MESSSSYELNAAVSSWEFLVLFLFRPLLAIAFVLFLLLLGWFFAWKLVLVHVPLVQEIFNLREKPVKLKPEKRGRLTQFYNNLDSQSSASNWCSHWTRNGATNRFPFGIILLTSTYSGCGQ; translated from the exons ATGGAGTCGTCGTCTTCCTATGAGCTAAATGCCGCCGTATCATCGTGGGAATTTCTCGTTTTATTCCTCTTTCGTCCCCTCCTTGCTATCGCCTTCGTCCTCTTCTTACTTCTCTTAG GTtggttctttgcttggaaattaGTGCTGGTTCATGTCCCTTTGGTCCAAGAAATCTTCAATTTGCGGGAGAAACCCGTCAAGCTGAAACCTGAAAAACGGGGGAGGTTGACTCAATTCTATAACAACTTGGACTCACAGTCTTCTGCCTCCAATTG GTGTTCGCACTGGACCAGAAACGGAGCCACTAACCGCTTCCCCTTCGGCATCATTCTTCTGACTAGCACTTATTCTGGATGTGGACAGTAA
- the LOC107867877 gene encoding uncharacterized protein LOC107867877 isoform X3 has protein sequence MESSSSYELNAAVSSWEFLVLFLFRPLLAIAFVLFLLLLGWFFAWKLVLVHVPLVQEIFNLREKPVKLKPEKRGRLTQFYNNLDSQSSASN, from the exons ATGGAGTCGTCGTCTTCCTATGAGCTAAATGCCGCCGTATCATCGTGGGAATTTCTCGTTTTATTCCTCTTTCGTCCCCTCCTTGCTATCGCCTTCGTCCTCTTCTTACTTCTCTTAG GTtggttctttgcttggaaattaGTGCTGGTTCATGTCCCTTTGGTCCAAGAAATCTTCAATTTGCGGGAGAAACCCGTCAAGCTGAAACCTGAAAAACGGGGGAGGTTGACTCAATTCTATAACAACTTGGACTCACAGTCTTCTGCCTCCAATTG